The Clostridia bacterium genome window below encodes:
- a CDS encoding translation initiation factor IF-3 produces the protein MVSSAFFICKKIWRCAVISKELRVNEKIRCREVRLVSEDGEQLGIMPPREAMEIARGRGLDLVEVAPHSKPPVCKIMDIGKYKYEQSKREREARKKQRVINVKEIKLRPNIEKHDFLVKTRHTIRFLKGGDKVKVTIMFRGREVSHPELGRELLEKVVDVVGDYAVVEKHPKLEGRNMTMFLSPKYD, from the coding sequence ATGGTTTCATCTGCCTTTTTTATTTGTAAAAAAATTTGGAGGTGTGCAGTCATAAGTAAAGAATTGCGTGTCAATGAAAAAATTAGGTGTAGGGAGGTTAGGTTAGTTAGTGAGGACGGGGAGCAGTTGGGGATTATGCCCCCACGGGAGGCTATGGAAATAGCCCGGGGTAGGGGATTGGATTTAGTTGAGGTTGCCCCTCATTCCAAGCCACCTGTCTGCAAAATAATGGACATTGGGAAGTATAAATATGAGCAAAGTAAACGGGAACGGGAGGCAAGGAAAAAGCAGCGGGTTATTAATGTTAAGGAAATAAAACTGCGTCCTAATATTGAAAAACATGATTTTTTAGTTAAGACTCGTCATACTATACGTTTTTTAAAGGGTGGGGACAAAGTTAAGGTAACCATTATGTTTAGAGGACGAGAAGTTTCTCATCCTGAATTGGGACGTGAGTTATTGGAAAAAGTTGTAGATGTAGTGGGAGATTATGCTGTTGTGGAAAAACATCCTAAATTGGAAGGTCGTAATATGACCATGTTTTTATCTCCTAAATATGATTAA
- the zapA gene encoding cell division protein ZapA, which yields MKEKNRLKVMIYGEEYTIKGSADPTHIKKVANFVDQKMEQISHTNSFLSIKQIAVLVALNLADELLCLREDYDELIKILDGMHKRKKS from the coding sequence ATGAAGGAAAAAAATCGTTTAAAAGTAATGATTTACGGTGAGGAATATACGATTAAAGGTAGTGCTGATCCTACTCATATTAAAAAGGTAGCTAATTTTGTCGATCAAAAAATGGAACAAATTTCACATACAAATTCCTTTCTTTCTATAAAACAAATTGCTGTTTTGGTAGCCCTAAATTTAGCAGATGAATTACTGTGTTTGCGTGAAGATTATGATGAACTAATTAAAATATTAGATGGGATGCATAAGCGGAAAAAAAGTTGA
- a CDS encoding phenylalanine--tRNA ligase subunit beta, with the protein MLVSWKWLKELVEIKETPEEIAELLTRSGIEVEGIIKNKIGQTNLVVGYVREIVKHPQADKLLICRVVVGEEEKTIVTGADNVKEGHQVVVALPGALLANGMLIKEASLRGVNSEGMLCSAAELGLEVVKLPEEARQGLYILPEMVEIGADVVELLELDDQVLELELTPDRADCLGMINLAREIAALTGGELKLPYVKRSIPGGEAAKLINVEIENPDLCFRYVARLIKDVQIGPSPLWLQHRLLSVGIRPINNVVDVTNYVMLERGQPLHAFDYEFLTGKKIIVRQARENEKLVTLDGQTRKLDPEMLVIADTQKPVALAGVMGGLESEVTSQTKMVLLESACFSGTSVRRTSRKLGLLSEAALRFEKGVDVQQAHLAADRALELLEEIGAGVLVEGCVDNFPVEKKRAVIKLRYEKVNQVLGTALSVQEMEKHLKALRIKVVEKNDESGFYLPPSERLDLNEEIDLIEEIARLYGYEQIPHTLPEGVTTQGFRTKEQNFRRKIRKIMVAQGLYEVINYSFINSRHLDALGIPEKHVYRDVVKIQNPLSEEQAIMRTTLLPGLLENIRKNIYQQHKNLKLFELGKVYWAAGFPQKRNLPLEKWLLSAVCTGEREKSWSWEAQTYDFYYLKGVLENLLTGLGCQDWVWEKAVEVTGFHPGRTVYLKLGGETLGVLGELHPFLLEKYEIEQRVCLFNLDVKNLFVQTSEVKNELRPLSKYPPVTRDLALVVPESVPAGEIYEVIKKEGGEWLLEVKLFDLYRGQQIASGQKSLAFSLTWQAPHKTFTDAEINILSARIATTLKAKFEAQLRH; encoded by the coding sequence ATGTTGGTTTCTTGGAAATGGCTAAAAGAATTAGTCGAAATAAAAGAAACACCGGAAGAGATAGCTGAACTATTAACTAGGTCGGGTATTGAAGTGGAAGGAATTATTAAAAACAAAATTGGTCAAACCAATTTGGTGGTGGGTTATGTTCGGGAAATAGTTAAACATCCGCAAGCAGATAAATTATTAATTTGTCGGGTTGTAGTGGGTGAAGAAGAAAAAACCATAGTCACTGGAGCTGACAATGTAAAGGAAGGACATCAAGTAGTGGTTGCTTTACCGGGTGCACTTTTGGCCAATGGTATGTTAATTAAAGAGGCAAGCCTGAGGGGTGTTAATTCCGAAGGAATGCTTTGTTCGGCTGCAGAACTAGGCTTAGAGGTGGTCAAATTACCTGAGGAGGCTCGTCAAGGTCTCTATATTTTACCTGAGATGGTTGAAATCGGAGCTGATGTAGTTGAACTATTAGAATTGGATGATCAGGTATTGGAATTAGAATTAACACCAGATCGGGCTGATTGCTTGGGGATGATTAATCTTGCCCGGGAAATAGCGGCTTTAACTGGGGGGGAATTAAAACTACCTTATGTTAAACGGTCTATTCCCGGGGGGGAAGCCGCTAAATTAATTAATGTGGAGATCGAGAATCCGGATTTATGTTTCCGTTATGTGGCCCGTTTAATTAAAGATGTACAGATTGGACCTTCTCCTTTATGGCTGCAGCATAGATTATTGTCTGTGGGTATTAGACCAATTAATAATGTTGTTGATGTTACTAATTATGTAATGTTGGAAAGGGGACAACCTTTACATGCTTTTGATTATGAATTTTTGACAGGTAAAAAAATTATTGTTCGTCAGGCCCGGGAAAATGAGAAATTGGTTACTTTAGATGGGCAAACTAGAAAATTGGATCCGGAAATGTTGGTGATTGCTGATACCCAAAAGCCGGTTGCCTTGGCCGGGGTTATGGGGGGTTTGGAATCTGAGGTAACTTCCCAAACGAAAATGGTTTTATTGGAATCAGCTTGCTTTTCCGGTACAAGTGTACGTCGAACTTCACGTAAATTGGGACTTCTTTCAGAAGCAGCTCTGCGATTTGAAAAGGGAGTTGATGTTCAACAAGCCCATTTAGCGGCTGATCGAGCCCTAGAATTATTAGAGGAAATTGGTGCTGGTGTTTTGGTTGAGGGGTGTGTTGATAATTTTCCGGTAGAGAAAAAAAGAGCGGTGATTAAATTACGTTACGAAAAAGTCAATCAGGTTTTGGGTACAGCTCTGTCTGTTCAAGAAATGGAAAAACATTTAAAAGCTTTAAGGATTAAAGTAGTGGAGAAAAATGATGAGAGTGGTTTTTATTTACCTCCTTCCGAGCGATTGGATTTAAATGAAGAAATAGATTTAATTGAGGAGATTGCTCGTTTATATGGTTATGAACAAATTCCACATACATTACCTGAGGGAGTTACTACCCAAGGTTTTAGAACTAAGGAGCAAAATTTTAGGCGAAAAATTAGGAAGATAATGGTTGCTCAAGGTTTGTATGAAGTAATTAATTATAGTTTTATAAATTCGCGGCATCTGGATGCTTTGGGGATTCCGGAAAAACATGTATATCGAGATGTGGTAAAAATTCAAAATCCTCTTTCTGAAGAACAGGCGATTATGCGAACTACTCTTTTGCCAGGTCTTTTGGAAAACATACGTAAAAACATTTATCAACAGCATAAAAACTTAAAGTTATTTGAATTAGGTAAAGTGTATTGGGCTGCTGGTTTTCCGCAAAAGCGAAATCTACCACTCGAAAAATGGCTGTTAAGTGCGGTTTGTACCGGGGAGCGGGAAAAATCCTGGTCATGGGAAGCTCAAACTTACGATTTCTATTATTTAAAAGGTGTTTTAGAAAATTTGCTAACAGGTTTGGGGTGTCAGGATTGGGTTTGGGAAAAAGCCGTGGAGGTAACGGGATTTCATCCAGGTCGTACGGTTTATTTAAAATTAGGGGGAGAGACCCTAGGTGTTTTAGGTGAATTGCATCCTTTCCTTTTGGAGAAATATGAAATAGAACAGCGAGTGTGTCTGTTTAATCTCGATGTAAAAAATTTATTTGTGCAAACAAGTGAGGTTAAGAATGAATTACGTCCACTATCCAAATATCCACCTGTAACTAGAGATTTGGCTCTTGTTGTTCCTGAAAGTGTTCCTGCAGGTGAAATTTACGAAGTAATTAAAAAAGAAGGTGGTGAATGGCTACTTGAGGTAAAACTTTTTGATCTGTACCGCGGTCAACAAATTGCTTCTGGTCAAAAAAGCTTAGCCTTTTCTTTAACTTGGCAGGCACCACATAAAACATTTACTGATGCCGAAATTAACATTTTGAGTGCTCGAATTGCCACGACCTTGAAAGCAAAATTTGAGGCACAATTGCGGCATTAA
- the rplT gene encoding 50S ribosomal protein L20 has product MARIKGGPVAQQRHKKILKLAKGYRGAKSKLYRPANEQVMKSLKYAYAHRKQRKRNFRKLWITRINAATRSEGLSYSRFINGLKKAGVEINRKVLADLAVNDSQAFHQLVEVAKKNG; this is encoded by the coding sequence ATGGCACGTATAAAAGGAGGACCTGTGGCTCAACAAAGGCACAAAAAAATACTTAAATTAGCCAAAGGGTACCGTGGGGCTAAATCTAAATTATATCGTCCGGCAAATGAACAAGTAATGAAATCTTTAAAATATGCTTATGCCCATCGCAAACAGCGTAAAAGAAATTTTCGGAAATTATGGATTACCCGCATTAATGCAGCTACACGTTCAGAAGGGTTATCCTACAGCCGTTTTATTAATGGACTTAAAAAAGCAGGTGTAGAAATAAATCGTAAAGTTTTAGCTGATTTGGCAGTTAATGATAGTCAGGCTTTTCATCAATTAGTGGAAGTAGCCAAAAAAAATGGTTAA
- a CDS encoding RNA methyltransferase, with protein sequence MKLITSRQNAHFKARCKLQQKKQRQLSGLFLVEGIRMVEEALQSGTLVEIFFSDVLFKTSRGQRLFQLIEKSSIQGYQLDTRLLKLLSTAESPQGIVGVVRQESLFLKELKINSGLIVVLDGLQDPGNLGTIWRTAWAVGVDALFCLPGTVDPYNSKVIRASMGAVFQVPLLYIEWPELHDWLRKTNFQLIAADVKACQNYTQFGYAKKVAVLIGNEGQGFLSIALNEVDEQVKIPLQSGVESLNAAVASGVLLYEILRQRN encoded by the coding sequence ATGAAACTAATTACTTCTCGGCAAAATGCTCATTTTAAAGCAAGATGTAAATTACAACAAAAAAAACAGCGTCAACTAAGTGGGCTGTTTTTAGTTGAAGGAATAAGAATGGTAGAGGAAGCCCTACAAAGTGGTACTTTAGTGGAAATTTTTTTTAGTGATGTTTTGTTTAAAACATCCAGGGGACAAAGGCTTTTTCAGTTAATAGAGAAAAGTTCAATTCAGGGTTATCAATTAGATACCAGGCTTTTAAAGCTTTTGTCAACAGCTGAATCACCCCAGGGTATAGTTGGGGTAGTACGGCAAGAAAGCTTGTTTTTAAAGGAATTAAAAATTAACAGTGGTTTAATTGTGGTGCTTGACGGTTTACAAGATCCTGGAAACTTGGGAACAATTTGGCGTACTGCTTGGGCAGTGGGAGTTGATGCACTCTTTTGTTTGCCGGGAACGGTAGATCCCTATAATTCCAAAGTCATTCGTGCTTCAATGGGAGCAGTTTTTCAAGTGCCATTACTGTACATTGAATGGCCTGAGCTCCATGATTGGCTGCGAAAAACAAATTTTCAATTGATTGCCGCTGATGTAAAGGCATGTCAAAATTATACTCAATTTGGTTATGCTAAAAAGGTAGCTGTCTTGATTGGTAATGAGGGACAAGGTTTTTTAAGTATAGCTTTGAATGAGGTAGATGAACAGGTTAAAATTCCGCTGCAAAGTGGTGTGGAATCACTTAATGCCGCTGTAGCCAGTGGTGTTTTACTTTATGAGATTTTAAGACAAAGAAATTAA
- the rpmI gene encoding 50S ribosomal protein L35, with product MPKMKSHRGAAKRFKVTAKGKVKRRHAYKSHILTKKTAKRKRNLRKTTIMSKADAQRIKKLIPYS from the coding sequence ATGCCAAAAATGAAATCACACCGCGGAGCGGCTAAACGTTTTAAAGTTACAGCTAAAGGTAAAGTGAAAAGGCGTCATGCTTATAAAAGTCATATTTTAACTAAGAAAACTGCTAAAAGAAAGCGTAATCTTAGAAAAACAACGATAATGAGTAAAGCTGATGCTCAACGAATAAAAAAATTGATTCCATATAGTTAA
- the pheS gene encoding phenylalanine--tRNA ligase subunit alpha: MQQQLKLLREKAAAEFEKCLSLEELNELRVKYLGKKGALTQILRKMGELSAEERPLLGRLANQIRDELEKQIAISREKFKKEEMAAALLRESIDLTLPGLGPELGREHPLNIVLEEIEEIFLGMGFTIAEGPEIELDYYNFEALNIPKDHPAREMQDSFYISPEVLLRTHTSPVQVRTMEKAAPQLPVKIIVPGKVYRRDDDATHSPMFHQVEGLLIDKKVRLSDLKGVLLEFARRMFGPEQKIRLRPSFFPFTEPSAEVDISCVMCAGAGCRTCGQTGWIEVLGSGMVHPRVLEMGGYQPEEVSGFAFGMGVERIAMLKYGIKDLRAFFDNDLRFLEQF; this comes from the coding sequence ATGCAACAGCAATTAAAGCTTTTGCGGGAAAAAGCTGCTGCTGAATTTGAAAAATGTTTGAGCCTTGAAGAATTAAATGAATTAAGGGTAAAATATTTGGGCAAAAAAGGTGCCTTGACTCAAATTCTGCGAAAAATGGGAGAATTATCGGCCGAGGAGCGTCCCTTGCTCGGGCGTTTGGCCAACCAAATTAGAGATGAATTGGAAAAGCAAATAGCTATTTCCCGGGAAAAGTTTAAAAAAGAGGAAATGGCGGCAGCTCTGCTGCGAGAAAGTATTGATTTGACATTACCTGGTCTAGGGCCGGAATTAGGTAGGGAACATCCTTTAAATATTGTTTTAGAGGAAATTGAAGAGATTTTTTTAGGAATGGGCTTTACAATTGCTGAGGGTCCGGAGATTGAACTTGATTATTATAATTTTGAAGCTTTAAATATACCCAAAGATCATCCGGCACGAGAAATGCAGGATTCCTTTTATATTTCACCAGAGGTGCTTTTGCGTACCCATACTTCTCCTGTTCAGGTGCGGACTATGGAAAAAGCTGCTCCCCAACTTCCAGTAAAAATTATTGTACCTGGTAAAGTATATCGGCGTGATGATGATGCTACTCATTCTCCTATGTTTCATCAGGTTGAAGGATTACTTATTGATAAAAAGGTTCGTTTAAGTGATTTGAAAGGGGTCTTGTTAGAATTTGCCCGGCGAATGTTTGGACCAGAGCAAAAAATACGTTTGCGTCCTAGTTTTTTTCCTTTTACAGAACCGAGTGCCGAAGTTGATATTTCTTGTGTAATGTGTGCTGGTGCTGGCTGTCGAACCTGTGGACAAACTGGTTGGATTGAAGTTTTGGGTTCTGGTATGGTTCATCCGCGTGTTTTGGAAATGGGTGGTTATCAACCTGAAGAAGTAAGCGGTTTTGCATTTGGGATGGGTGTGGAAAGAATAGCTATGCTTAAATACGGGATTAAGGATTTAAGGGCTTTTTTCGATAATGATCTTCGTTTTTTAGAACAGTTTTAG